A genomic region of Lytechinus pictus isolate F3 Inbred chromosome 2, Lp3.0, whole genome shotgun sequence contains the following coding sequences:
- the LOC129284294 gene encoding G-protein coupled receptor GRL101-like: MTCARSSPTGPLDTCGRLYPNIAMRLAGWIIGVSSFIGNMAVLIVRHGETTQSRVQTLFISNLAIADCLMGVYMIIITSIDIYFGNQYFLSAPIWRESKLCKFTSVLAFLASECSVFTLTLMTVDRFISIMFPFGKWRMSLKSARILILMMWTLMLALAVIPLLVGSDVRGFYGLSDVCIGLPLHAESVQTGRLEAPELDFDSTALDFRVEYVVTESVSRPSWIYSNVTFIGVNMVLFLIIAICYVMMFIQVKRSSRSVGNVALRDREYKVAVKMAFIVGTDFACWMPIIIMGILTQSGLVVLPTSLYAWSVIFIIPINSSINPILYTFINYIDNRKKPAEQMNRKNDLRKFKTTITEIDNPAYEPDKN; this comes from the coding sequence ATGACTTGCGCAAGGTCATCTCCTACCGGTCCCCTAGACACGTGTGGTAGGCTCTACCCAAATATCGCCATGCGACTGGCTGGATGGATAATTGGGGTTTCTTCTTTCATCGGGAACATGGCTGTCCTCATCGTCCGGCATGGAGAAACTACACAATCTCGTGTCCAGACTCTTTTCATATCCAACCTAGCCATTGCTGACTGCCTGATGGGTGTGtacatgatcatcatcacttcAATTGATATTTACTTTGGAAACCAATATTTCCTGAGTGCCCCCATTTGGCGTGAGTCAAAATTGTGCAAATTTACTAGCGTTCTGGCTTTTCTAGCGAGTGAGTGTTCCGTCTTCACGTTGACTCTTATGACCGTCGACAGGTTTATTAGTATCATGTTTCCTTTCGGAAAATGGCGCATGTCTCTTAAATCGGCCAGAATTCTGATTTTAATGATGTGGACTCTCATGCTGGCTCTTGCTGTCATACCGCTTTTGGTGGGTTCAGATGTGCGTGGGTTTTATGGTTTGTCTGATGTCTGTATTGGATTGCCATTGCATGCTGAATCAGTTCAGACAGGCAGATTAGAGGCCCCTGAGCTAGACTTTGACTCAACAGCACTTGATTTCCGCGTGGAGTACGTTGTCACTGAGAGCGTCTCTCGTCCATCATGGATATACTCGAATGTTACGTTCATCGGGGTCAACATGGTTTTGTTCCTTATTATCGCAATTTGCTACGTCATGATGTTTATTCAAGTGAAGCGTTCGTCCAGATCCGTGGGAAACGTGGCTTTACGCGACAGGGAGTACAAAGTAGCCGTTAAAATGGCATTCATCGTAGGAACGGATTTCGCCTGTTGGATGCCGATCATTATCATGGGTATTCTCACACAATCCGGTCTGGTTGTACTACCGACATCCCTCTATGCTTGGAGTGTGATATTCATCATCCCAATCAACTCTTCGATAAATCCCATCTTATACACCTTCATCAACTACATCGATAATAGAAAGAAGCCTGCTGAACAAATGAACCGGAAGAACGATTTGAGAAAATTCAAAACCACCATCACTGAAATCGATAATCCTGCTTATGAACCGGataaaaattga